A single genomic interval of Polaribacter vadi harbors:
- a CDS encoding T9SS type A sorting domain-containing protein, producing the protein MKKNYFLMMLMVFASLGAFAQLGTDVYTLGLDNANNYGGTWNATNEGSGFSDWTFDTGTPNGGFAGRFTGSFSTELDVSGNSFGLFANSGNAASSGAATTFPKTFQEGDSFQIAVGVNFRDGNKGFDLRDSSNGTIINFNVSNDEYNLTGTSGLFSNIYDSNTVITFTFTQNATNVSWTAARTGGRTESESGTIAAITPSTITNIRLYNVSAGTNGDGGSGQRNLFFNSLEFKSLYSINNTSSVTVSTTATVPYLSIETGSSVTVNSGIGLTVSGDLNVSGSLNVSSGSSLIVNGTSTGNITYNRTLATDNWYLISSPVVGQDIDTFAAAEGLAVGSTPITNRGLGDYNNSTPGWEYYQVGATGTGNFISGDARAIKLATAGDIAFTGTMPDTNASIAINSNTNGFNLIGNPYTSYLALNINASAPDDLLEQNSSSLTETTAWLFNQATGSYDEVNSATPAFYLAPGQGFFVSSNGNNTFLFGNAQKSHQNADSFQKTATIRPEINLVVNNGTDTRDTDIFYIDGTTTGFDNGYDSSIFGGNFSENKLTVYTHEVTNGNGKKLGIQSLPNSDLETMVIPVGIIAEANKEITFSANVANLPAGLKVFLEDRNTNTFTRLDELNSNYKVTLTEATNGIGRFYLHTKSSALSTETVALENVSIYNADKSTLRIVGLSQGKSTIKMFNVLGKQVLNATFNSNGVSEINVPQLSTGVYIVQLENEAGSLNKKIVLE; encoded by the coding sequence ATGAAAAAAAATTATTTTTTAATGATGCTAATGGTTTTTGCATCACTTGGGGCTTTTGCTCAATTAGGAACTGATGTTTACACATTAGGTCTAGATAATGCAAATAATTACGGGGGAACATGGAATGCTACCAATGAAGGATCTGGATTTAGTGATTGGACTTTTGATACAGGAACTCCGAATGGTGGTTTTGCAGGCAGATTTACAGGATCTTTTTCAACAGAATTAGATGTAAGTGGTAATTCGTTTGGACTTTTTGCAAATAGTGGAAATGCTGCCTCATCTGGAGCAGCTACTACTTTTCCAAAAACATTTCAAGAAGGAGATTCATTTCAAATTGCTGTAGGTGTTAATTTTAGAGATGGTAATAAAGGTTTCGATCTTCGAGATTCATCAAATGGAACTATTATAAATTTTAATGTGAGTAATGATGAATATAATTTAACTGGTACTTCAGGACTATTTAGTAATATTTATGATTCAAATACTGTAATTACATTTACTTTTACTCAAAATGCAACGAATGTTAGTTGGACAGCAGCAAGAACTGGTGGAAGAACAGAGAGTGAATCAGGAACAATAGCTGCAATTACTCCTAGTACAATAACTAATATAAGACTTTACAATGTTAGTGCTGGTACTAATGGTGATGGTGGTTCTGGTCAGAGAAACTTATTTTTTAACTCTTTAGAATTTAAAAGTTTATACTCTATTAATAATACCTCTTCTGTAACAGTTAGTACAACTGCAACTGTTCCTTACTTAAGTATTGAAACAGGTAGCTCTGTAACAGTAAATAGTGGAATAGGTTTAACAGTTTCTGGTGATTTAAATGTTAGTGGTTCTTTAAATGTAAGTTCAGGTTCTTCTTTAATCGTAAATGGAACTTCAACTGGAAATATCACTTACAACAGAACTTTAGCTACAGACAATTGGTATTTAATTTCGTCTCCAGTAGTTGGACAAGATATAGATACTTTTGCTGCTGCAGAAGGTTTAGCTGTTGGAAGTACTCCAATTACCAATAGAGGTTTAGGAGATTATAACAACAGCACTCCAGGATGGGAATATTACCAAGTTGGAGCAACAGGAACTGGTAATTTTATTTCTGGTGATGCTAGAGCTATAAAATTGGCGACTGCAGGAGATATTGCTTTTACAGGAACTATGCCTGATACAAATGCTTCTATAGCTATTAATTCAAATACAAATGGGTTCAATTTAATTGGAAATCCATATACATCTTATTTAGCTTTAAACATTAATGCTAGTGCTCCAGATGATTTATTAGAGCAAAATAGTAGTAGTTTAACAGAAACTACGGCTTGGTTATTTAACCAAGCAACAGGTTCTTATGATGAAGTTAATTCAGCTACTCCTGCTTTTTATTTAGCTCCTGGGCAAGGTTTCTTTGTTAGTTCTAATGGAAATAACACATTTTTATTTGGTAATGCTCAAAAATCTCACCAAAATGCGGATTCTTTTCAAAAAACAGCGACTATAAGACCAGAAATAAATTTAGTCGTTAATAACGGAACTGATACTCGTGATACAGATATTTTTTATATTGATGGAACTACAACTGGTTTCGATAATGGTTATGATAGTTCTATTTTTGGAGGAAATTTTTCAGAAAACAAATTAACTGTTTACACACACGAAGTTACAAACGGAAATGGTAAGAAATTAGGAATCCAATCTTTACCAAATTCAGATTTAGAAACAATGGTAATTCCTGTGGGTATTATTGCAGAAGCAAATAAAGAAATCACTTTTTCTGCAAATGTTGCAAACTTACCTGCTGGTTTAAAAGTATTTTTAGAAGATAGAAATACAAACACATTCACACGTTTAGATGAATTAAATTCTAACTATAAAGTTACTTTAACAGAAGCTACAAATGGAATTGGAAGATTTTATTTACATACAAAATCGTCTGCTTTAAGCACTGAAACTGTTGCTTTAGAAAATGTAAGTATTTATAATGCTGATAAATCTACTTTAAGAATTGTTGGGTTGTCTCAAGGGAAATCTACTATTAAAATGTTTAATGTCTTAGGAAAACAAGTATTGAATGCTACTTTTAATTCTAATGGTGTTTCTGAAATTAATGTACCTCAACTTTCTACTGGAGTTTATATTGTTCAGTTAGAAAATGAAGCTGGTTCATTAAACAAGAAAATAGTTTTAGAATAA
- a CDS encoding Smr/MutS family protein, whose protein sequence is MRLEIGNKVAVLDDVLKGIVTAVNGKEISVETEDGMIFKFDASELVKIGKDQHQLSKYSDINNPFLQEKKASQKTKKSFFTKTKNEVVLEVDLHINQLVKSTRGLDNYDMLNLQLETAKRKIEFVISRRISKIVFIHGVGEGVLKSELNSLLNKYPVRYYDASYKKYGLGATEVYVFQNSDE, encoded by the coding sequence ATGCGTTTAGAAATTGGAAATAAAGTAGCAGTTTTAGATGATGTTTTAAAAGGAATTGTAACAGCTGTAAATGGCAAGGAAATTTCTGTTGAAACTGAAGATGGTATGATTTTTAAATTCGACGCATCAGAATTGGTGAAGATTGGCAAAGACCAACATCAACTATCTAAATATTCTGATATTAACAATCCGTTTTTACAAGAAAAAAAAGCATCACAAAAAACAAAGAAAAGTTTTTTTACAAAAACTAAAAATGAAGTAGTCTTAGAAGTTGATTTGCATATAAATCAATTAGTAAAATCTACCAGAGGTTTAGATAATTACGATATGTTAAACCTGCAATTAGAAACTGCAAAAAGAAAAATAGAGTTTGTAATTAGCAGACGAATTTCAAAAATTGTCTTTATTCATGGAGTAGGAGAGGGTGTTTTAAAATCTGAATTGAATAGTTTGTTAAATAAATATCCTGTAAGATACTATGATGCTTCCTATAAAAAATATGGTTTGGGTGCTACAGAAGTGTATGTTTTTCAGAATTCTGATGAGTAA
- a CDS encoding cysteine desulfurase family protein, which produces MKAIYLDNAATTKIDEEVLSLMVSTMQENFGNPSSTHQFGRKAKAAVETARKNIAKHFNVSATEIVFTAGGTEADNLILNNAVLNLGVQRIITSKIEHHAVLHTCEFLEKSQHITLDFVNVDEFGSIDLVHLEELLSTSNTKTLVSLMHINNEIGNILNVDEISAICKKYDALFHSDTVQVIGHYKIDLKETPIDFMVASAHKFHGPKGVGFAYFKKGFGILPMLHGGDQERGARSSTENVHSILGMEKALSIAMNHLEKDRNYIESLKLYFISELKNLSEKIQFNGLSSNLDKSSFTILNVRFPVMNAMLLFSLDMAGIAVSGGSACQSGSNKGSHVLAEILNESDADKTSVRFSFSKFTTKEEVDITVSKLKKLL; this is translated from the coding sequence ATGAAAGCTATTTATTTAGACAATGCTGCAACCACAAAAATAGACGAAGAGGTTTTAAGTTTGATGGTTTCTACTATGCAAGAAAACTTCGGAAATCCTTCTTCTACACATCAATTTGGTAGAAAAGCAAAAGCTGCTGTAGAAACTGCCAGAAAAAATATAGCCAAACATTTTAACGTTTCTGCAACCGAAATTGTATTTACTGCAGGTGGTACAGAAGCAGATAATTTAATCCTTAATAACGCAGTTTTAAATTTAGGAGTTCAAAGAATTATTACTTCTAAAATAGAACATCATGCTGTTCTACATACGTGTGAATTTTTAGAAAAATCACAACATATAACGTTAGATTTTGTAAATGTTGATGAATTTGGAAGTATTGATTTAGTTCATTTAGAGGAGTTATTATCAACCTCAAATACCAAAACTTTGGTAAGTTTAATGCACATCAATAACGAAATTGGTAATATTTTAAATGTTGATGAAATAAGTGCAATTTGTAAAAAATACGATGCTTTATTTCATTCAGATACTGTACAGGTTATTGGTCATTATAAAATAGATTTAAAAGAAACTCCCATCGATTTTATGGTGGCAAGTGCACATAAATTTCATGGACCAAAAGGTGTTGGGTTTGCTTATTTTAAAAAAGGATTTGGAATTTTACCAATGTTGCATGGAGGAGATCAAGAAAGAGGAGCAAGGTCTAGCACAGAAAATGTACATAGCATTTTAGGCATGGAAAAGGCGCTTTCAATTGCCATGAATCATTTAGAAAAAGATAGAAATTATATAGAAAGTTTAAAGTTGTACTTTATTTCTGAATTAAAAAATCTATCAGAAAAAATTCAATTTAATGGACTTTCATCCAATTTAGATAAAAGTAGTTTTACTATTTTAAACGTACGTTTTCCTGTAATGAATGCTATGCTATTGTTTAGTTTAGATATGGCAGGAATTGCAGTGTCTGGAGGTTCTGCTTGCCAAAGTGGAAGCAATAAAGGTTCTCATGTTTTAGCAGAAATTTTAAATGAAAGTGATGCTGATAAAACTTCTGTGCGTTTTTCATTTTCGAAATTTACGACTAAAGAAGAGGTTGATATAACAGTTTCAAAACTCAAAAAATTACTATAA
- a CDS encoding alpha-amylase family glycosyl hydrolase, which produces MKKTLLFLNLFLLSFIVNAQVTLSVNAIEVDKPVTITVDINSTSTCNGISNPAKVYMHAGIGDKNDAFGYNVVGNWGKDDGFGEMTSNNDGTYSITITPQDYFDITPAQIETAAQIGMVFRNEDGSQELKLSEGGSCKDFIYPVGVVQVNLSNPKTDLVVVNSGDNLSVSAEIKFQGSTTVQGSIEIFYNDVSVATANCGFPACNATITNITESGEVRVVGTPPNSTETGEVKFNVTVVPTVVNETLPAGMVDGINYLADATKAILVLNAPGKDFVQVAGSFNNYTPTDAYTMKKDATSGKFWLEISGLTSQKIETYQYWVFDQSPATNSPSLVKTADPFSTLVLSPFDDPWIPTASYPNIPEYPSGQEREVTVLQTGQTPYNWTVTNFEKPKKEDLIVYEVLVRDFDANRNYQDLIDKIDYFKNLNINAIHLMPVMEFEGNESWGYNTSFHMALDKFYGSEAKLKEFIDKCHQNGIAVILDVVLNHAFGRNPLVRMWMNDHENDGWGGPSAENPYFNETPRHAYNVGDDFNHQSALTQEYTKRVIKHWVEDFKIDGFRWDLTKGFTQNCSASDDGCTNNYQQDRVDVLKSYADYSWSLDANHYVIFEHLGSDNEEQQWANHRENEGKGIMLWGKMTEEYSELAMAQTGNKNINRMGHKSRGFTKPRLMGYAESHDEERVMYKTVTFGNSAISAHDVKDLNTALSRMSAIGAVTLTIPGPKMIWHFGDLGMENSIFTCDDGSYENDGCKLATKPQPQWTNNWLTTAIRKSIYDDWARINALKINEDVFEGDYTITSGSLTPRIDIFNTSIPESELRNVIVLANFDVVAQTVNTNFPIAGAWIDLMDASNSTTYSASTITLQPGQFKIFGNKAATLSNDDITLENNILQLYPNPTSTAFYLSKEALDVKVYDITGKQVKQFTKSVIKNNTFSVTDLNTGIYFVRIKENDNKISTKKLIIN; this is translated from the coding sequence ATGAAAAAAACACTACTTTTTTTAAACCTTTTTCTACTTTCTTTTATAGTAAATGCTCAAGTAACATTAAGTGTAAACGCTATAGAAGTAGATAAACCTGTTACAATTACTGTAGACATTAATTCTACCAGTACTTGTAATGGAATAAGCAATCCTGCAAAAGTTTATATGCATGCAGGTATTGGAGACAAAAACGATGCTTTCGGCTATAATGTTGTAGGTAATTGGGGTAAAGATGATGGTTTTGGAGAAATGACTTCTAATAATGATGGGACTTATAGCATCACTATAACTCCACAAGATTATTTTGACATCACTCCAGCCCAAATAGAAACTGCTGCACAAATTGGAATGGTATTCAGAAATGAAGATGGTTCTCAAGAACTCAAATTAAGTGAAGGTGGTTCTTGCAAAGATTTTATTTATCCAGTAGGTGTTGTTCAAGTAAATTTATCAAACCCAAAAACAGATTTAGTGGTTGTAAATTCTGGAGATAATTTGAGTGTTTCAGCTGAAATTAAATTTCAAGGTTCTACTACAGTTCAAGGTAGCATCGAAATTTTTTATAATGATGTATCTGTAGCAACAGCAAACTGTGGTTTTCCTGCTTGTAATGCTACAATTACTAATATCACAGAAAGTGGCGAAGTAAGAGTTGTAGGAACTCCACCAAACTCTACTGAAACTGGCGAAGTTAAATTTAACGTAACTGTTGTACCAACTGTTGTAAACGAAACTTTACCAGCAGGAATGGTTGATGGTATCAATTATCTAGCAGATGCAACAAAAGCTATTTTAGTTTTAAATGCACCTGGAAAAGATTTTGTTCAAGTAGCTGGTAGTTTTAACAACTACACTCCTACTGATGCTTATACCATGAAAAAAGATGCAACTTCTGGAAAATTTTGGTTAGAAATTTCTGGATTAACATCTCAAAAAATTGAAACCTATCAATATTGGGTTTTTGATCAATCTCCAGCAACCAACTCACCAAGTTTGGTAAAAACTGCAGATCCTTTTTCTACGTTGGTATTATCTCCTTTTGATGATCCTTGGATTCCAACAGCTTCCTATCCAAATATCCCTGAATATCCTTCAGGACAAGAAAGAGAAGTTACTGTTTTACAAACAGGACAAACACCTTATAATTGGACAGTTACCAATTTCGAAAAACCCAAAAAAGAAGATTTAATAGTTTACGAAGTTTTAGTTAGGGATTTTGATGCCAATAGAAATTATCAAGATTTAATTGATAAAATCGATTATTTCAAAAACTTAAACATCAATGCTATTCATTTAATGCCAGTAATGGAGTTTGAAGGAAATGAAAGTTGGGGTTACAATACCTCTTTTCATATGGCTTTAGATAAATTTTACGGTTCAGAAGCTAAATTGAAAGAATTTATAGACAAATGTCATCAAAATGGAATTGCTGTGATTTTAGATGTTGTTTTAAATCATGCTTTTGGTAGAAACCCACTAGTTAGAATGTGGATGAACGATCATGAAAATGATGGTTGGGGAGGTCCAAGTGCAGAAAACCCATATTTTAATGAAACTCCAAGGCATGCTTATAATGTTGGTGACGATTTTAACCATCAAAGTGCATTAACGCAAGAATATACTAAAAGAGTTATCAAACATTGGGTTGAAGATTTTAAAATTGATGGTTTTAGATGGGATTTAACAAAAGGATTCACTCAAAACTGTTCTGCTTCAGATGATGGTTGTACAAACAATTATCAACAAGATAGAGTTGATGTTTTAAAATCTTATGCAGATTATTCTTGGTCTTTAGATGCAAATCACTATGTAATTTTTGAACATTTAGGTTCTGATAATGAAGAACAACAATGGGCAAACCATAGAGAAAATGAAGGTAAAGGAATTATGCTTTGGGGAAAAATGACTGAAGAATATAGTGAACTTGCAATGGCACAAACTGGTAATAAAAACATTAACAGAATGGGTCATAAAAGTAGAGGGTTTACAAAACCAAGGTTAATGGGGTATGCAGAAAGTCATGATGAAGAACGAGTAATGTACAAAACAGTAACCTTTGGTAACAGTGCTATTAGTGCTCATGATGTAAAAGATTTAAATACTGCATTATCTAGAATGTCTGCAATTGGAGCAGTAACCTTAACAATTCCTGGTCCAAAAATGATTTGGCATTTTGGAGATCTAGGAATGGAAAATTCAATTTTTACTTGTGATGATGGAAGTTATGAAAATGATGGTTGTAAACTAGCGACTAAACCTCAACCTCAATGGACAAACAACTGGTTAACAACTGCAATCAGAAAAAGTATTTATGATGACTGGGCAAGAATTAATGCATTAAAAATAAATGAAGATGTTTTTGAAGGAGATTATACCATAACCTCTGGTTCTTTAACACCAAGAATTGATATTTTTAATACGTCAATTCCAGAATCTGAACTAAGAAATGTAATTGTTTTAGCAAATTTTGATGTTGTTGCACAAACTGTAAACACGAACTTTCCTATTGCAGGTGCTTGGATAGATTTAATGGATGCTTCAAATAGCACAACCTATTCTGCAAGTACTATAACTCTACAACCTGGTCAATTTAAGATATTCGGAAATAAAGCAGCAACATTATCTAATGATGATATTACTTTAGAAAACAATATTTTACAACTGTATCCAAACCCAACATCTACAGCTTTTTATTTATCAAAAGAAGCGTTAGATGTAAAAGTCTATGATATCACAGGAAAACAAGTAAAACAGTTTACTAAAAGCGTTATTAAAAATAATACGTTTTCGGTAACTGATTTAAATACGGGAATTTATTTTGTTAGAATTAAAGAAAATGACAACAAAATAAGTACCAAAAAATTAATTATCAACTAA
- a CDS encoding SusE domain-containing protein, which translates to MKNYIKKLSYLFLSLTLLLGACDVEESLTITSPEPEFVLNTPGISNIFLNFALPNNPAFTVNWVDEINAPATYTVEMSTDAEFTNPISLGSTDKNNFSMSVSEFNNVLDNAGVQSFSATAVYMRISTGSAVSNVVLFQVSKFAVQIPSITSPNSGDAFTLSDVDPDAVAMTVTWDDPEITSTSTVNVTYQLEVTETGSDFTNATSLGETQENTLEIKHGELNSYILDNGGVAGTAINFDFRIRAIAATAAGDLFRSSESINLSVTPYSVDLPPALYVVGAGAVDAGWGWDSPIELLLQGKTYSGNINLSPENGGNFRLFIDKALEWASPSYNFPYYVDRGYTIDSNFEDAMDGDNNFLFTGTAGEYFIEINTVAKTITLGPAVYGPNCNYDQLWVVGAGANGWNWDNPVQIACTGTGVYEGNIDLKNDAFRFFTDTATQWGSTNFNYLYYEDAGYTIDANLENADDGDKNFKFVGTPGVYFLQIDDINKTITLGPEQSQCTLDQLWLVGAGVPDAGWGWDSPVALPCTGAGIYSGEVTFANDAFRFFLDKSLEWGSPSYNYPYFENEGYTIDANFENADDGDKNLKFTGTPGTYTLTVNTSNKTISIN; encoded by the coding sequence ATGAAAAATTATATAAAAAAATTAAGCTATTTATTCTTATCCTTAACCTTATTATTAGGTGCTTGTGATGTAGAAGAAAGCTTAACAATTACAAGTCCAGAACCTGAATTTGTTTTAAACACGCCAGGTATTAGCAATATCTTTTTAAACTTTGCTTTACCAAACAACCCAGCATTTACAGTAAATTGGGTTGATGAAATTAATGCACCTGCAACGTATACTGTAGAAATGTCTACAGATGCAGAATTCACAAATCCTATTTCTTTAGGTAGTACAGATAAGAATAATTTTTCAATGTCTGTTTCAGAATTTAATAATGTTTTAGACAATGCTGGTGTGCAATCTTTTTCTGCAACTGCTGTATATATGAGAATAAGTACAGGTTCAGCTGTTTCTAACGTAGTTTTATTTCAAGTATCTAAATTTGCAGTTCAAATTCCAAGCATTACAAGTCCTAATTCAGGAGATGCTTTTACACTTTCTGATGTAGATCCAGATGCTGTTGCAATGACAGTTACTTGGGATGATCCAGAAATTACTTCAACATCAACTGTAAATGTAACGTATCAATTAGAGGTTACAGAAACTGGTTCAGATTTTACAAACGCTACTTCTTTAGGAGAAACTCAAGAAAACACTTTAGAAATTAAGCATGGTGAATTAAATAGCTATATTTTAGATAATGGTGGTGTTGCTGGTACTGCAATCAATTTCGATTTTAGAATTAGAGCAATTGCTGCAACAGCTGCTGGAGATTTGTTCAGATCTTCAGAAAGTATAAACTTATCTGTAACTCCTTACAGTGTTGACTTACCTCCTGCTCTTTATGTTGTAGGTGCTGGTGCTGTAGATGCTGGTTGGGGCTGGGATTCTCCAATTGAATTATTATTACAAGGAAAAACATATTCAGGAAACATAAACTTATCACCAGAAAATGGAGGTAATTTTAGATTATTCATTGACAAAGCATTAGAATGGGCTTCACCTAGCTATAATTTCCCATATTATGTAGATAGAGGTTATACGATTGATAGCAATTTTGAAGATGCTATGGATGGTGATAATAACTTTTTATTTACAGGAACAGCTGGAGAATATTTTATCGAAATAAACACAGTTGCTAAAACGATTACATTAGGCCCTGCAGTTTATGGTCCAAATTGTAATTACGATCAACTTTGGGTAGTTGGTGCTGGTGCAAATGGTTGGAACTGGGATAATCCTGTTCAGATTGCTTGTACAGGAACTGGAGTTTACGAAGGGAATATCGACTTAAAAAATGATGCTTTTAGATTCTTTACAGATACAGCAACTCAATGGGGTTCTACAAACTTCAATTACCTATATTATGAAGATGCAGGGTATACAATAGATGCGAATCTTGAAAATGCAGATGATGGTGACAAAAACTTTAAGTTTGTTGGTACACCAGGTGTTTATTTTTTACAAATAGATGACATCAATAAAACAATTACTTTAGGACCAGAGCAATCACAATGTACTTTAGATCAGCTATGGTTAGTTGGTGCAGGTGTTCCTGATGCTGGTTGGGGATGGGATTCTCCTGTTGCTTTACCTTGTACAGGTGCAGGAATTTATTCTGGTGAAGTTACTTTTGCAAATGATGCATTTAGATTCTTTTTAGATAAATCTTTAGAATGGGGTTCTCCAAGTTATAACTATCCATATTTTGAAAATGAAGGTTATACTATAGATGCTAATTTTGAAAATGCTGATGATGGTGATAAAAACTTAAAGTTTACAGGTACTCCAGGTACATATACACTTACAGTAAACACATCAAACAAAACAATTTCTATAAACTAA
- a CDS encoding SusE domain-containing protein, whose amino-acid sequence MMKNIKRFSAVAFIGVFLLILNSCDDNSELFTISDPTAPTLVELSFTDLELDAVNTNNPAITLNWGEANYEQQASINYAIQFSKDETFTAPIVAATTTGRTTITLSVSEVNAAAGNAGLNPFEWAKLYARVVSSLGTQNSVTSASNTIEFNVYPYFNYTLDDYFLVGNGVAPGWDNASANQNPPLFRDESDSNIFYYTGLIKNDDPTNADKSGGRFKVLESTGNWQPQWGDSRDEGSDAYSESGDIAGNPGTQSGDPGRFGVATTGFYTFTIDFAAKKYTLVPFDATGITSPSSLTIQGSSTADVAMNQLSFDGHLWYAKSVRLIPGDVKFTTGAGASWGSSSSFSGVATAGGDAIPVIVEDDYDVWFNDLTNRYILIPINL is encoded by the coding sequence ATGATGAAAAATATAAAACGATTTTCAGCAGTTGCATTCATAGGTGTATTTTTATTAATACTGAATTCTTGTGATGATAATTCTGAATTATTTACAATATCAGATCCAACTGCACCAACTTTGGTAGAACTTAGTTTTACTGATCTAGAGTTAGATGCAGTAAACACGAATAACCCAGCAATTACTTTAAACTGGGGAGAAGCAAATTATGAACAACAAGCTTCTATAAATTATGCTATTCAGTTTTCTAAAGATGAGACTTTTACAGCTCCTATTGTTGCAGCAACTACAACTGGTAGAACTACAATAACATTATCGGTAAGTGAGGTTAATGCTGCTGCAGGTAATGCAGGTTTAAACCCTTTTGAATGGGCTAAATTATATGCTAGAGTAGTTTCTTCTTTGGGAACTCAAAATAGTGTAACCTCAGCTTCTAATACTATTGAGTTTAATGTGTACCCTTATTTCAATTATACTTTAGATGATTACTTTTTAGTAGGAAATGGAGTTGCTCCAGGTTGGGATAATGCTAGTGCAAATCAAAATCCGCCTTTGTTTAGAGATGAATCTGATAGTAATATATTTTATTATACTGGGTTAATTAAAAATGACGACCCAACAAATGCAGATAAAAGTGGAGGTAGATTTAAAGTTTTAGAATCTACAGGTAACTGGCAACCTCAATGGGGTGATTCTAGAGATGAAGGTAGTGATGCATACAGTGAAAGTGGAGATATTGCTGGAAATCCAGGAACCCAATCTGGAGATCCAGGTAGATTTGGTGTTGCTACTACAGGTTTTTATACATTCACTATAGATTTTGCAGCAAAAAAATACACCTTAGTTCCTTTTGATGCAACAGGTATAACCAGTCCTAGTTCTTTAACAATTCAAGGATCTAGTACTGCAGATGTTGCAATGAATCAATTAAGTTTTGATGGACATTTATGGTATGCTAAAAGTGTAAGATTAATTCCTGGAGATGTTAAGTTTACTACAGGTGCTGGCGCAAGTTGGGGAAGTTCTTCTTCTTTTTCTGGTGTAGCAACAGCTGGTGGAGACGCAATTCCTGTAATTGTAGAAGATGATTACGATGTTTGGTTTAATGATTTAACAAACCGTTATATTTTAATTCCAATAAACTTATAA
- a CDS encoding PorP/SprF family type IX secretion system membrane protein has protein sequence MGKSKTYCLFFMLMIFLLTLKTNAQQVPNYTQYLYNMQIINPAFVGYRADLSMSVLSRNQWVGLEGAPTTRTFSINGRTSRGLGIGATVVNDKIGLTETTNVNLDASYTLVISDASRLSLGLKGGITFFNNNLFDGITPDNESYASTSGNFPNVGFGALYYNRDFYVGLSVPYLLETPQFYIQDRFKAASLATNPNVFLSTGALFELSESIMFKPSTMVRYTTNQPISIDVNANFLYNEVIEAGLSYRHQSSISALFTLLINEKYRIGYAYDYKTISIPGNLNTHEFILHIDLDFERNSRWLRHNKCYF, from the coding sequence ATGGGGAAGAGTAAAACATATTGTTTGTTTTTTATGTTGATGATTTTTTTATTAACCTTAAAAACAAACGCACAACAAGTGCCAAATTACACGCAATATTTGTACAATATGCAGATTATAAATCCAGCTTTTGTAGGATATAGAGCAGATTTGAGTATGTCAGTTTTATCTCGAAATCAATGGGTTGGTTTAGAAGGTGCACCAACTACAAGAACTTTTTCCATTAATGGAAGAACCAGTAGAGGTTTAGGAATTGGAGCTACAGTTGTAAACGATAAAATTGGTTTAACAGAAACTACAAACGTAAATTTAGATGCTTCTTATACCTTAGTTATTTCTGATGCTAGCAGATTATCTTTAGGTTTAAAAGGAGGAATAACATTTTTCAACAACAATTTATTTGATGGAATTACACCAGATAATGAAAGTTATGCCTCTACAAGTGGCAATTTTCCGAATGTTGGTTTTGGAGCTTTGTATTACAATCGAGATTTTTACGTAGGTTTATCTGTACCTTATTTGTTAGAAACTCCTCAATTTTACATTCAAGATCGATTTAAAGCAGCAAGTTTGGCAACAAATCCAAATGTATTTTTATCTACAGGAGCCTTATTTGAGTTGTCAGAAAGTATCATGTTCAAACCATCAACCATGGTAAGATATACAACCAATCAACCAATTTCTATTGATGTAAACGCAAATTTTTTATACAATGAAGTTATAGAAGCAGGACTTTCTTATCGTCATCAAAGTTCTATAAGTGCTTTATTTACTTTGCTGATCAACGAAAAATATAGAATTGGTTATGCATATGATTATAAAACAATTAGTATTCCTGGTAATTTAAATACGCACGAATTTATTTTACATATCGACTTAGATTTTGAAAGAAATTCAAGATGGTTAAGACACAACAAATGCTATTTTTAA